The following proteins are encoded in a genomic region of Gimesia algae:
- a CDS encoding ClpP family protease: MFDPLSGPMPTQANQRARSYSQQRQMGIGDLLLDNRIIFLDSVINDASANLIVMKLLYLQSENRHQDINLYVNSPGGSVTSTMAIYDTMQFIECDVATYCVGLAASGGAILVAGGQKGKRYILPHAKMMIHQPYGEVGGQVSDIEIQAKDILDTREVLNQILANHTGQSIEQIALDTSRDRFLTAPESVEYGLVDELLVRDKKDKDKE; the protein is encoded by the coding sequence ATGTTTGACCCCCTATCCGGGCCGATGCCAACCCAGGCAAACCAGCGTGCCAGAAGTTATTCACAGCAGCGTCAGATGGGGATTGGCGATCTCCTGCTGGACAACCGGATCATCTTTCTGGACAGCGTGATCAACGATGCCAGCGCGAATTTAATCGTGATGAAATTGTTGTATCTGCAGTCTGAAAACCGGCATCAGGACATCAATTTATACGTCAATTCCCCCGGCGGTTCCGTGACCTCCACCATGGCCATCTACGATACGATGCAGTTTATCGAATGCGATGTTGCCACCTACTGTGTGGGTCTGGCAGCCAGTGGCGGAGCAATTCTGGTCGCCGGTGGTCAAAAAGGCAAACGCTACATTCTGCCCCACGCCAAAATGATGATCCATCAGCCTTACGGCGAAGTCGGCGGACAGGTTTCCGACATCGAAATTCAGGCCAAAGACATCCTCGATACACGTGAAGTTTTAAACCAGATTCTGGCCAACCACACCGGTCAGTCAATCGAACAGATTGCCCTCGATACCTCGCGCGATCGCTTTTTGACCGCTCCCGAGTCGGTTGAATACGGCCTGGTCGATGAACTGCTGGTTCGCGATAAAAAAGATAAAGACAAAGAATAG
- a CDS encoding DUF1559 family PulG-like putative transporter: MQIQRTRQPRLHRNGFSKIELLVVLFVIALLMLAVIMPMGPSSHGPARKLVCLNNMRNLGLATVNFSSGNNSELPLLVDPYLQISTEDEPNANASYDDLTWCTTLLPFLDNVGFRQRWDATANLAADTNTNSDAIKQLAALNAIRFPVFSCPSDESATDQGALSYVVNVGYVTANYNKTGVGYNASTGIGHHPAGDGGLDGDPSTTDDIPVKYASGVFWRPFTSRMSLDFISEGDGLAQTLMLSENLQAGNWADQDTGSLGFGIDMQGVYPSGSTSLKLPAGFDLKNKTTSTDSRIGSNLKAKKGQAWRPSSNHPGGSVNVIFCDGSGKSLAPEIDPAIYARLLTPAGQRYGQAEIEKGAF; encoded by the coding sequence ATGCAGATTCAGAGAACCAGACAGCCACGACTGCACCGCAACGGCTTTTCAAAGATCGAACTGCTGGTAGTCCTGTTCGTCATCGCGCTCCTGATGCTGGCGGTGATCATGCCGATGGGGCCGAGCTCCCATGGACCAGCCAGAAAACTGGTTTGTCTGAATAACATGCGAAATCTCGGTCTGGCGACGGTCAATTTTTCCTCGGGGAACAACTCTGAGTTGCCACTTCTGGTCGATCCCTACCTGCAGATTTCTACCGAGGATGAACCGAATGCGAATGCCAGTTATGATGACCTGACCTGGTGTACGACGCTGCTGCCCTTCCTGGACAATGTCGGTTTTCGTCAGCGGTGGGATGCGACTGCGAATCTGGCAGCAGACACAAATACGAATTCAGACGCGATCAAACAACTGGCTGCGTTGAACGCGATTCGCTTTCCCGTCTTCTCCTGCCCCAGTGACGAGTCTGCAACAGATCAGGGGGCACTCTCTTATGTTGTTAATGTTGGATATGTGACGGCCAATTATAATAAGACGGGGGTAGGTTATAACGCCTCCACAGGAATCGGTCATCATCCGGCCGGCGATGGAGGGCTGGATGGTGATCCCTCGACGACAGACGATATTCCGGTCAAGTATGCCAGCGGCGTCTTCTGGCGACCGTTCACTTCGCGGATGTCTCTGGATTTCATTTCGGAAGGGGACGGACTTGCTCAGACATTAATGCTGTCAGAAAATCTGCAGGCCGGGAACTGGGCCGACCAGGATACGGGCAGTCTGGGTTTCGGCATCGATATGCAGGGTGTCTACCCCAGTGGCAGCACATCGCTGAAACTGCCGGCCGGATTCGATCTGAAGAATAAGACCACCTCAACAGATTCTCGCATCGGCTCTAATCTGAAAGCGAAGAAAGGACAAGCCTGGCGCCCCAGTTCGAATCATCCCGGCGGTTCTGTGAATGTGATCTTCTGCGATGGGAGCGGAAAATCGCTGGCGCCCGAAATCGATCCTGCCATCTACGCCCGCCTGCTCACTCCCGCCGGTCAGCGTTATGGACAGGCTGAAATAGAGAAGGGCGCTTTCTGA
- a CDS encoding DUF1559 family PulG-like putative transporter: protein MNTRKMKQKLQKRKGFTLIELLVVITIIGILVSLTLPAIQSARAAARKLSCLNNMRNVGLAVVNFSSGANSQLPLLVDPNIEVSTTAAPNAQASNDDLSWCTTLLPFLDNVGFRQRWDATASAAANATLDSAAVTNLASLNVIRFPVFTCPDDQFSTDQGALSYAVNVGYVTANYNSTGIGYNSTTGVGHHPVGDGGLDGDSGTTADIPIKFGTGVFWRPHTSRMSLDYISAADGMTQTLMLSENLQAGEWFDQDTGSLGFGIDMGGVYSSGSTTMALPAGFNLQNTTNSTDSRIGSNLTAAKGTAWRPSSNHPSGAVNVIFCDGSGKSLTPQMDAGVYARLLTPAGLRYGQAVVDGTSF, encoded by the coding sequence ATGAATACACGAAAAATGAAACAAAAGCTGCAGAAGCGTAAAGGGTTTACGCTGATCGAACTGCTGGTGGTGATCACCATTATCGGCATCCTGGTGTCGCTGACCCTGCCGGCCATTCAAAGTGCCCGTGCCGCAGCGCGAAAACTGTCCTGTCTGAACAACATGCGAAACGTCGGACTGGCCGTCGTCAACTTCTCCTCCGGTGCCAATTCTCAGTTGCCACTGTTGGTGGATCCTAACATTGAAGTTTCCACAACCGCTGCACCCAATGCACAGGCCAGCAATGACGACCTGTCATGGTGTACCACGCTGTTACCATTCCTGGATAACGTCGGTTTCCGTCAGCGTTGGGATGCGACTGCCAGTGCAGCCGCTAATGCCACACTAGATTCGGCCGCCGTCACGAATCTCGCTTCATTAAACGTGATTCGTTTCCCCGTGTTTACTTGTCCTGACGACCAGTTCTCTACGGACCAGGGAGCACTGTCTTACGCCGTCAATGTTGGCTACGTAACAGCTAATTACAATTCCACTGGCATTGGTTACAACTCAACCACAGGTGTAGGTCATCATCCTGTTGGCGATGGTGGACTGGATGGCGATTCCGGGACGACTGCAGACATTCCAATTAAATTTGGAACCGGTGTCTTCTGGCGTCCTCATACATCACGTATGTCTCTGGACTACATTTCTGCTGCCGATGGTATGACTCAGACGCTGATGCTTTCTGAAAACCTGCAGGCCGGCGAATGGTTTGACCAGGATACAGGCAGCCTCGGATTTGGTATTGATATGGGTGGCGTCTACTCCAGCGGCAGCACCACCATGGCTCTGCCTGCCGGTTTCAATCTGCAGAACACAACGAACTCAACCGATTCACGTATTGGTTCTAATCTGACCGCCGCCAAAGGAACCGCATGGCGTCCCAGCTCGAACCACCCCAGTGGTGCCGTGAATGTGATCTTCTGCGATGGTAGTGGAAAATCACTGACACCACAGATGGATGCAGGCGTCTACGCTCGTCTGCTCACTCCCGCTGGTCTGCGTTATGGCCAGGCTGTGGTTGACGGAACTTCTTTCTAA
- a CDS encoding prepilin-type N-terminal cleavage/methylation domain-containing protein, with the protein MKYSAGNRKLAARRKSRQYHAITQSGFTLVELLVSVALVLLMMVMFTQIFQIAANSITTQRGLSENDQRARMLTTLIQSDLNKRTFQNVIPFDPTEQATAFRVSDFTDRKGYLVISENDPNNDSDDLIQFTVDANITAKLLDTTPYYGKASVLGATVTPSGQQPSIAHPNQPETDDARISSDTTSVSPYAEVCYFMRGGNLYRRTMLIRKPLDLETTDSTQPQTAENAMTTGGREFFDPANNLYDVGLDSYTSGNFLNDFDFSVYRYGTPTAYANFHGVESLDNTTLEAPNFSLGRTRFRFGYNHATGLPREYVDDADGYPQFIGRFTHQETSDIDFRYPQAPSTAGGSNPMSPSGSTLVLDRTTNVVNQYASGLRRSEDLVLPNVIAFDIKLFDEALGQFTDIGNTIAVDYATSATPAYKNNNPDATHATNIYDTWHIQYDLDNADGDNDHATGEDPPPFRPVDGSTNPKALKAIQITIRYIDVSSDQLRQMTIIHPLRNLLAE; encoded by the coding sequence ATGAAATACTCAGCAGGTAACAGAAAACTCGCTGCCCGACGAAAGAGCAGGCAGTACCATGCAATCACTCAGAGCGGGTTTACGCTCGTTGAGTTGCTGGTATCTGTTGCGCTGGTTCTGTTGATGATGGTGATGTTTACCCAGATCTTCCAGATCGCTGCCAACTCGATTACCACCCAGCGTGGCCTCTCTGAAAACGATCAACGGGCACGCATGCTGACCACACTCATCCAATCCGACCTGAATAAACGAACTTTTCAGAATGTGATACCCTTTGACCCCACTGAGCAGGCAACCGCTTTCAGAGTCAGCGATTTTACAGATCGAAAAGGATATCTGGTCATTTCGGAGAACGATCCGAATAACGATTCTGATGACCTGATTCAGTTTACAGTCGATGCCAACATTACCGCCAAGCTTCTGGATACGACCCCCTATTACGGGAAAGCGTCTGTGCTGGGAGCTACTGTGACACCTTCTGGACAACAGCCATCGATTGCCCATCCCAATCAACCCGAAACCGATGACGCCAGGATCAGCTCCGATACGACCTCTGTGTCTCCTTATGCTGAAGTCTGCTATTTCATGAGAGGCGGAAACCTCTATCGACGGACCATGTTAATTCGCAAGCCACTGGATCTGGAAACCACCGATTCCACCCAACCGCAGACTGCTGAAAATGCAATGACCACGGGGGGACGGGAATTCTTCGACCCGGCCAACAATTTATACGACGTCGGTTTAGATTCTTATACCTCTGGTAATTTCTTGAATGATTTTGATTTTTCCGTCTATCGTTACGGCACCCCAACCGCTTATGCGAACTTTCATGGTGTAGAGTCATTGGATAATACCACACTGGAAGCACCGAATTTTTCACTGGGGCGTACCCGTTTTCGCTTTGGTTATAATCATGCTACGGGATTGCCGCGGGAGTATGTGGATGATGCTGATGGATACCCGCAGTTTATTGGTCGGTTTACCCACCAGGAAACATCCGACATTGATTTCCGGTATCCGCAGGCGCCTTCAACAGCCGGCGGCTCCAATCCAATGAGCCCCTCTGGTTCCACCCTGGTTTTGGATCGCACGACGAATGTCGTCAACCAGTATGCGTCCGGTTTACGGCGTTCTGAAGATCTGGTGCTGCCGAACGTAATTGCCTTTGACATTAAACTGTTCGATGAGGCATTAGGTCAGTTCACCGATATCGGGAATACCATCGCGGTGGACTACGCCACGAGTGCTACTCCTGCGTACAAAAATAATAATCCGGATGCGACCCATGCAACCAATATTTATGACACCTGGCATATCCAGTATGACCTCGACAATGCCGACGGGGATAATGATCATGCAACCGGCGAGGATCCGCCACCATTCCGGCCCGTCGACGGTTCCACGAACCCCAAAGCGTTAAAAGCGATTCAGATTACCATTCGATACATAGACGTCTCATCTGATCAGTTACGACAAATGACGATCATTCATCCGTTACGCAATCTGCTGGCGGAGTGA
- a CDS encoding type IV pilus modification PilV family protein — MRSLYQTIGQNAVSRRRGVTLMEVLMSVMIMGLGVIPLATLFPISVRRSAQATQLTNATILRYNAEAMIDAFPDRLLHDPDNDGNRDEHRYTNRKYIVDPIGYLLADDPAYRGRFGNDGQGAANGRVIRFDAGFTAMGSGPNFFSQQDSWRVQFEGIPKSNSLTELEFYPEDLSTELMTEIDQNAVAGYSQGIWSRIVIFDESGKIAQVRPLTSIPPANISSHTLTGFTALPDNLRYVDSGGLGIVSKVRIEIQEQRYSYLLSVRHQPTRVASVDVVVFFKRDFSPLSEVVHSVSDFVRYTTGADGAPGVAGEDDNQDGTTDERGELGWKGSDDEPNYQFTLNYNNNITGPPLNVSVDHVRPPLKKGGHIFDVKNARWYRIQNYTENSTATAALVVLDQPIAEDIRNSAGLAETADGVIVRSDVVQVYALGNKLDPSN; from the coding sequence ATGAGATCCCTTTATCAAACAATCGGCCAGAACGCTGTCAGTCGCCGTCGTGGTGTGACTTTGATGGAAGTCCTCATGTCTGTCATGATCATGGGGCTGGGCGTGATTCCACTGGCAACACTGTTCCCAATCTCCGTCAGGCGGAGTGCGCAGGCGACCCAGTTGACCAACGCGACCATATTACGTTATAACGCCGAAGCCATGATCGATGCGTTCCCCGACCGGTTACTGCACGATCCCGATAATGATGGAAATCGCGATGAGCACCGTTACACCAACCGTAAATATATTGTAGATCCGATTGGCTATCTGCTCGCAGATGATCCCGCTTATCGGGGACGTTTCGGCAATGATGGCCAGGGGGCTGCAAACGGGAGGGTGATCCGTTTCGATGCCGGTTTTACTGCGATGGGCTCGGGACCGAATTTCTTCTCTCAGCAGGACAGTTGGCGAGTTCAGTTTGAAGGGATCCCGAAATCGAATTCTCTGACCGAGCTCGAATTTTATCCGGAAGATCTGTCGACCGAACTGATGACAGAAATTGACCAGAATGCGGTCGCCGGTTATTCACAGGGGATCTGGTCTCGAATTGTGATCTTTGATGAATCGGGAAAAATCGCCCAGGTACGCCCCCTGACGTCGATTCCTCCCGCTAATATTTCCAGCCATACGCTAACAGGTTTTACGGCTCTTCCGGATAATTTGCGCTACGTCGATTCAGGCGGATTGGGGATTGTGTCGAAGGTTCGTATTGAAATCCAGGAACAGCGTTACAGTTATCTCCTCTCTGTACGGCACCAGCCTACCCGGGTCGCCTCTGTGGATGTAGTCGTATTTTTCAAACGGGACTTTTCTCCGCTCAGCGAAGTCGTACACAGCGTCAGTGATTTTGTGAGATACACGACCGGGGCAGACGGGGCTCCCGGAGTTGCTGGCGAAGATGATAACCAGGATGGAACCACCGATGAGCGGGGTGAACTGGGCTGGAAAGGTTCGGATGACGAACCCAACTATCAGTTCACACTGAATTACAATAACAACATTACAGGACCTCCTCTGAACGTGTCCGTTGATCATGTCAGGCCGCCCCTCAAGAAGGGGGGGCACATCTTTGATGTCAAAAACGCGCGCTGGTATCGCATTCAGAACTACACAGAAAACAGTACTGCCACAGCAGCCCTCGTAGTCCTGGATCAACCCATCGCGGAGGATATTCGGAACTCGGCGGGCCTTGCTGAGACTGCGGATGGCGTGATCGTCCGCTCGGATGTGGTTCAGGTTTATGCTTTGGGAAACAAACTGGACCCTTCTAACTGA
- a CDS encoding pilus assembly FimT family protein, with protein MPAFHRNNQFKLRSSKRVGFTLVELLVVISIIAILIVMTVTSINFALSTDLTRSASRQVQSYLAGARDRAIYAKAPRGVRFMLDPNNPTAVTSMVYIAPSPYWQQGLIKMERPDNSPSDNIADSPDIYYVSGVGTDWATLYTRGMIKENIRIKIPGDDSGTWYVVDVTGSEVSGGTELLRLTTPYRDAGTSEPDEVVAFSPGSGPSTYLLELPPAVLSGEEPILLPNDTGIDLDRSFLPASWQPPADTAHVNLGPDGAPGKAGIDDDLSGGADDNAELLWPGSDDFRLYSNQLDLMFSPRGSVMGSEASSGKIHFVIDTLANIQSSWLRNTDYPEGAIVQLPARGTYQYMPYDRTYICRKAGTSGGNAAVFLSTALNGPRHTGKIFTDGSAKWEVVENTTPSLLTIFTRTGSVNAFPMGIDARTQLPPDVFYYAETGATAK; from the coding sequence ATGCCAGCCTTTCACAGGAACAATCAGTTCAAGCTGCGATCTTCAAAACGAGTCGGCTTTACGCTCGTCGAGTTGCTGGTCGTGATTTCCATCATCGCCATCCTGATTGTGATGACAGTCACTTCGATCAACTTTGCGCTCTCTACCGATTTGACCCGCAGTGCCTCTCGCCAGGTGCAGTCGTATCTCGCGGGTGCACGGGATCGTGCCATTTATGCCAAAGCACCCCGGGGTGTCCGCTTTATGCTCGACCCTAATAACCCGACTGCGGTTACCAGTATGGTCTATATTGCCCCCAGCCCTTACTGGCAACAGGGACTCATTAAGATGGAGCGGCCCGACAATAGCCCTTCAGATAACATCGCTGACTCTCCGGATATCTACTATGTAAGTGGTGTGGGAACCGACTGGGCCACACTCTATACACGCGGCATGATTAAAGAAAATATACGCATCAAGATTCCCGGCGATGACAGCGGGACCTGGTATGTGGTTGACGTCACTGGGTCGGAAGTTTCAGGTGGGACAGAACTGTTGCGGTTAACCACCCCCTATCGAGATGCGGGAACTTCAGAACCGGATGAGGTTGTGGCCTTCTCTCCCGGAAGTGGTCCTTCTACTTATCTGCTGGAATTGCCTCCTGCTGTCCTTTCAGGCGAAGAACCGATTCTACTGCCCAATGATACCGGGATCGACCTGGACCGTTCGTTCCTGCCTGCCAGTTGGCAGCCTCCCGCTGATACAGCCCATGTAAATCTGGGGCCTGATGGAGCTCCAGGCAAAGCGGGGATCGATGATGACCTCAGTGGTGGCGCTGATGATAACGCCGAATTACTCTGGCCAGGCTCAGACGATTTTCGCCTCTATTCCAACCAGTTGGATCTGATGTTTTCGCCCCGTGGTTCGGTTATGGGCAGCGAAGCCAGCAGCGGAAAAATTCATTTTGTGATTGATACACTCGCCAATATTCAATCTTCCTGGCTGAGGAATACCGACTATCCCGAAGGGGCTATCGTACAGCTTCCAGCGCGGGGCACATATCAATATATGCCTTACGACAGAACATACATCTGCAGAAAAGCCGGCACCAGCGGTGGTAATGCTGCCGTGTTCCTAAGCACTGCTTTGAATGGTCCCCGTCATACGGGGAAGATATTTACGGACGGTTCGGCAAAATGGGAGGTGGTGGAGAATACGACTCCTTCACTGCTGACGATCTTTACCCGCACGGGTAGCGTGAATGCATTTCCCATGGGCATTGATGCCAGAACGCAATTGCCACCAGACGTCTTTTATTATGCGGAAACGGGAGCGACAGCCAAATGA
- a CDS encoding type II secretion system protein yields the protein MRRFQTHQDIRASRDGFTIIELMMVVAILLFLIATSAFVVRNIGNKAREKASMANIIKVNGLLSQRIQAFHKLLDSKRSDKLIQPRLSSKRGQLVSELGNKKYYSLTDPIVEILVRKDLFRENFPQFIGDNVKINDVMDAQPGVTAGTAGSLGSDDGLSISSEYLYFVLTQFNGLGIAPIGEDAFNASEVADTDGDGLKEFIDGWGRPLRFYHWPSRLFRPYGAGGAIRRDVAGAFFSSLPPVPTSSSERDPLEVDADDPLGRLANENSRSNGLVQTLFNDSASYYYDTTALPSLFPCEYGVLDTYSLPLIVSAGEDGILGLYEPHDFTNNGVLAQPTAVPPVEGVFDNITNHNQRAGGR from the coding sequence ATGCGTCGTTTTCAGACTCATCAAGATATTCGAGCCAGCCGAGATGGTTTTACCATCATCGAACTCATGATGGTCGTGGCAATCCTGTTATTTTTGATTGCCACCTCAGCGTTCGTGGTACGTAATATCGGCAATAAAGCTCGTGAAAAAGCTTCCATGGCGAATATCATCAAGGTGAATGGTTTGCTGAGCCAGCGGATACAGGCTTTTCACAAGCTGCTGGATTCCAAGCGGTCTGACAAACTGATTCAGCCTCGTTTGAGCAGTAAACGGGGACAGCTTGTTTCAGAACTGGGCAATAAGAAATATTACTCGCTCACTGATCCAATTGTCGAAATCCTGGTTCGCAAAGATCTCTTTCGGGAAAATTTCCCGCAGTTTATCGGAGACAATGTAAAAATCAATGACGTCATGGATGCTCAGCCTGGTGTCACCGCAGGGACTGCAGGTAGTCTCGGTTCTGACGATGGACTCAGCATCAGTTCTGAATATCTCTATTTCGTTCTGACACAATTTAACGGACTGGGTATTGCTCCTATAGGAGAAGATGCGTTTAACGCTTCCGAAGTTGCTGATACCGATGGTGACGGACTGAAAGAGTTTATTGATGGCTGGGGAAGGCCTCTGCGGTTCTATCACTGGCCGTCACGCCTGTTTCGCCCTTACGGGGCGGGGGGTGCTATTCGGCGTGATGTCGCAGGCGCATTTTTCAGTAGCCTGCCCCCGGTGCCCACTTCCTCTTCCGAACGGGATCCTCTGGAAGTTGATGCAGATGATCCACTGGGGCGGCTTGCCAACGAGAACTCCCGTTCGAACGGCCTGGTCCAAACACTGTTTAACGACTCTGCCAGTTATTATTACGACACGACTGCTCTACCCAGCCTGTTTCCCTGCGAATACGGGGTGTTGGATACCTACTCACTGCCTCTGATCGTTTCTGCTGGTGAAGATGGAATCCTCGGACTGTATGAGCCGCATGACTTCACCAACAATGGAGTTCTGGCACAACCGACGGCTGTACCACCCGTGGAAGGGGTCTTTGACAATATTACCAATCACAATCAACGAGCCGGAGGAAGGTAA
- a CDS encoding type II secretion system protein, whose amino-acid sequence MKRRPPITLSASEYSRRAFTLIELMIAIVIILILIGLLVPAIGSVRLRAQQSQVRTEIANLEAAITNFKTDFGIDPPSYIKLHEAGGASWDAHSKALIRKMWPQFNFGLSKDINNDGDTSDEFILNAGECLVFFLGGVFDSTGKTPNGFSKNPANPFSIASGGTNRQGPYFEFDISRFTDIDNDTAVEYKDAFPSQQLPYLYFSSYGGRGYRTSELPSIPALGLNVTNVYHQGRPGDTLGPAFKPKSFQIISPGADSQFGTGGNYSQDANFPAGRTVEADNITNFTSGSLK is encoded by the coding sequence ATGAAACGTCGGCCGCCAATTACCCTCTCGGCGTCAGAGTATAGCAGGCGTGCGTTCACCTTAATCGAACTGATGATCGCGATTGTCATTATCCTGATTCTGATCGGTCTGCTCGTCCCCGCCATCGGCTCTGTCCGACTGAGGGCACAACAGTCACAGGTTCGCACGGAAATCGCTAATTTGGAAGCAGCGATTACCAATTTCAAAACCGACTTCGGAATTGATCCGCCCAGTTACATCAAATTGCATGAAGCGGGTGGTGCCTCTTGGGATGCACACAGCAAAGCATTAATTCGCAAGATGTGGCCTCAATTTAATTTTGGGTTAAGTAAAGATATTAACAACGATGGTGACACATCAGATGAGTTCATTCTGAATGCGGGAGAATGTCTGGTCTTTTTCCTGGGAGGTGTCTTCGATTCGACGGGGAAAACGCCAAATGGATTTTCTAAAAATCCTGCCAACCCTTTTTCGATTGCTTCCGGCGGGACGAATCGTCAGGGGCCTTATTTCGAATTCGACATCTCACGTTTCACTGATATCGATAACGATACGGCAGTCGAATATAAAGATGCGTTTCCCAGTCAGCAGTTGCCTTATCTGTACTTCAGCAGTTACGGCGGACGCGGTTATCGTACTTCAGAATTGCCTTCAATACCTGCCTTAGGTTTGAATGTTACTAACGTGTATCATCAGGGTAGACCTGGCGATACGTTGGGGCCGGCTTTCAAGCCCAAATCATTCCAGATTATTTCACCAGGCGCTGACTCTCAATTTGGGACCGGCGGGAACTACTCCCAGGATGCAAACTTCCCTGCAGGACGCACTGTAGAAGCAGATAATATCACGAATTTCACCAGCGGATCGCTGAAATAA
- a CDS encoding type II secretion system F family protein: MPVYQYEAMDNTGLEVKDTIEAPSEADAQTLIKEKGFFVTKIAEKGRGKKQKKGAGGKTGGGAAKKASAKKGGFSIGGVRPKQLCTFTRQLSTLQDAGLPILRSLRILEAQAKPGPLKASLDGVIDDIESGNTLSEAMAKQPKCFDNLYVNMVKAGEAGGALEIILQRLAEFKERAQSLKKKVQGAMIYPVAVITVAGLIVGFIMYWIIPKFKKIFLDFGTELPGITLMLMGISDIVVSYFYLFPAVPLAFYIFIKIVKKNKKGAFVVDWISLRIPLLGKIISKSVTARTCRTLGTLIASGVPILEAIIIARDTAGNMVFQRAFDTIYAAIREGETMAVPLREARIVDDIVVNMVDVGEETGALDNMLYKVADVYDEEVAVLVDALVSLLEPLMVIVLGLIVGFIVIALFMPLIKLLNDLS; encoded by the coding sequence ATGCCGGTTTATCAATATGAGGCCATGGATAATACTGGACTCGAAGTGAAAGACACGATCGAGGCCCCTTCTGAAGCTGATGCGCAGACACTCATTAAAGAGAAGGGCTTTTTTGTTACCAAAATTGCCGAAAAAGGTCGCGGAAAGAAACAGAAAAAAGGAGCCGGCGGAAAAACGGGCGGCGGTGCAGCGAAAAAAGCCAGTGCCAAAAAAGGGGGCTTCTCCATTGGTGGCGTGCGGCCTAAGCAGCTCTGTACCTTTACCCGTCAGCTGTCCACACTGCAGGATGCCGGTCTGCCGATCCTGCGAAGTCTGCGAATTCTGGAAGCACAGGCCAAGCCCGGTCCGCTCAAAGCGTCGCTGGATGGCGTGATTGATGATATTGAATCGGGGAACACGCTCTCCGAAGCCATGGCCAAACAGCCGAAATGTTTTGATAACCTCTACGTCAACATGGTGAAAGCGGGGGAGGCCGGTGGTGCCCTCGAAATCATTCTGCAACGCCTGGCTGAGTTCAAGGAACGTGCCCAGAGTCTGAAGAAAAAGGTGCAGGGGGCCATGATCTATCCGGTCGCCGTGATCACGGTTGCCGGCCTGATCGTCGGGTTCATCATGTACTGGATCATTCCGAAGTTCAAAAAGATCTTCCTGGATTTCGGTACCGAACTGCCTGGTATCACCCTGATGCTCATGGGTATCAGTGATATTGTCGTCTCTTACTTTTACCTCTTTCCGGCGGTGCCGCTGGCGTTTTATATCTTTATCAAGATTGTGAAGAAGAATAAGAAGGGGGCGTTCGTGGTCGACTGGATCTCGCTGCGCATACCGTTATTAGGAAAGATTATCAGTAAGTCGGTGACGGCACGTACCTGCCGTACCTTAGGTACGCTGATCGCCTCCGGGGTTCCCATTCTGGAAGCGATTATCATTGCCCGCGATACCGCAGGAAATATGGTCTTCCAGCGCGCGTTCGATACCATTTACGCCGCGATCCGCGAAGGGGAGACCATGGCGGTGCCATTACGAGAGGCGAGAATCGTCGATGATATCGTGGTCAATATGGTGGACGTCGGTGAAGAGACCGGTGCACTCGATAATATGCTTTATAAAGTGGCCGACGTGTACGACGAAGAAGTCGCCGTGCTCGTGGACGCTCTCGTGAGTCTGCTCGAACCACTCATGGTGATCGTGTTGGGGCTGATTGTGGGTTTCATCGTGATCGCCCTCTTCATGCCCTTAATTAAACTATTGAACGATCTTTCGTAG